GTTGGCGGCAAGAAACTTCAGGGTTTTGTCCGGCAGCCCCGCCGTATCGCTCAGCCAGGCCAGCCGGCTATAAGCCGTTTCAAACAGATAGCCAAACGTCAGCTTGGAGTGCAGCAGCGGCAGCGGCGTTACGCGCAGCGCCTGAAGGGTGAAAGCGACAAACGGCTCAACGGTATGGCTAAAGTCCAGCAGACCGGGGTGCTTAAACAGATCGTCGCAGCCCTGCTCATCCGGCGGGCCGTAAACCGGGATTTTCTCCCCCACGCCCCAGCGCAGCGGAAATAGCCCCTGGACATGATCCATATGGTAGTGGGTGAGTAAAAACTGCTGAAAATCACCCGGCTGCCAGCTATCCATCAGGTCGGGCAGCCCTGCGTCTACCAGCGTCACTGCATCGTTATATTTGACTACCGCGCTGCACGGGCGGCGGCGGTGGGCCGGATTGGTTCGCGCCCTTGAGCAGGCGGCGCAGCGGCAGCCCCATGCCGGGACAAGCTGCGCCCCGCCGGTGCCGCTAAGTGTTAGCGTGAGCGTCATCAGGTGTCTCCACCGGTTTGGTAAAGCGGATGTGGGTGGCGCGGTATCCTTCACGCTCGTAAAAACGATGAGCGTCTTTGCGGCCGGTGCTGGTCGACAGCTCCGTTAGCTCCGCATCGGCTTTACGCGCTTTTTCTTCGGCCCAGGCGAGCAGTTGTTTACCGACGCCGTGGCCGCGGGCTTCTTCCAGCACCACCAGTTCCTGAATCTCGCCGATGCGGCGGGCGTGGTGCAGGTGATATTGCAGGTGCAGGCTTATCATGCCTAACGCTTTGTTCCCCAGCCACGCCAGCTGATAGAAGATATTCGGGTCACGCAGGTTCTCGGTAAAACAGGCGTTAAAGCCGGGGCGGTCAGCCGGAGCCTGCTTTAGCTCGCAAATCATGCGGTAAACGGTGTCGCTGTCTTCGATAGCGGCGGCTTTTAACTTAACAACATCAGACATGGCGGGGTTCCTTGCGGTGAAGAGAGATAACGTTTGAACGGTGCTGGGCTAACAGCCGCATAAATAATGCGGCTGACTGTAGCAGACTCCCGTCGTTGTTGAGTATCAGGCAATTATCCCCTTCCGGCGAATAGAGCGCGGCCCGCTGCAGCCGCTGCTCAATTTGCTCTGCGTTTTCCCGCCCACGCTGCTCCAGCCGCTGACGCAGTACATCCGCGGAAACCTGCAGGCAGATGGGCACCAGCCCATCGCCATAGCGTTCCCGTGCCTGTTTCAGGTGCTGTCGGGAGCCGTTCACTACCACGTCAAATCCGGCTTCGAGCCATATATCCATTTCCACGCCGACGCCGTAGGACTGCTCGTGTGCCTGCCAGCTCAGGGCAAACAGCCCCAGCTGCTGGCGCTGCTCGAATTCTTTTGCGCTCAGCGCAATGTGGTTCTCGCAGCCTGCGTCGGCGGCGCGGGTAATATAGCGGTGCGCCACCAGCAGTCTGGCGTGCTCCTGCTGGCGCAGAGCGCTCAGCAGACTGTCTTTGCCGGAGCCGGACGGGCCCATCAGCCAGATTAGTTTACTCATCAGAACACCCGAATTCCCTGGCGCCAGACGTGATCGACATGGATATGGCCGCCGTGCATGTGCGCCAGCACCAGATCCGCTCGTTTACCTTCCGCCAGCGTTCCCCTGTCGGTCAGATTTAGCGCCCGCGCCGGGTTGCGGGTCACCAGGTTAACCGCCTGCGCCAGCGTGAAGCTGTTGCTGTCATCGTGCGCCACGCGGAAAGCTGCATCCAGCAGACTTGCCGGGTAGTAATCCGAGGAAAGGATATCCAGCAGCCCGGCCTGAGCAAGATGGCTGGCCGCCACGTTGCCGGAGTGAGAGCCGCCGCGCACGATATTCGGCGCGCCCATCAGCACGTTCATACCGTGGCGGCGAGAGGCTTCGGCGGCTTCTTCCGTGGTCGGGAATTCGGCGATCACGCTGCCGATTTCGTGGGACTCCACAACGTGGGCCGTCGTCGCATCGTCATGGCTGGCGAGGGCGATATTGCGGTCGCGGCAGCGGGC
This Klebsiella michiganensis DNA region includes the following protein-coding sequences:
- a CDS encoding ribose-phosphate pyrophosphokinase, whose product is MSKLIWLMGPSGSGKDSLLSALRQQEHARLLVAHRYITRAADAGCENHIALSAKEFEQRQQLGLFALSWQAHEQSYGVGVEMDIWLEAGFDVVVNGSRQHLKQARERYGDGLVPICLQVSADVLRQRLEQRGRENAEQIEQRLQRAALYSPEGDNCLILNNDGSLLQSAALFMRLLAQHRSNVISLHRKEPRHV
- a CDS encoding aminoalkylphosphonic acid N-acetyltransferase (PhnO in Salmonella enterica catalyzes the acetylation of a range of aminoalkylphosphonic acids; part of the biochemical pathway that enables the cell to use phosphonates as a phosphorus source; Escherichia coli uses a different mechanism of phosphonate catabolism where PhnO is not essential and seems to play a regulatory role), encoding MSDVVKLKAAAIEDSDTVYRMICELKQAPADRPGFNACFTENLRDPNIFYQLAWLGNKALGMISLHLQYHLHHARRIGEIQELVVLEEARGHGVGKQLLAWAEEKARKADAELTELSTSTGRKDAHRFYEREGYRATHIRFTKPVETPDDAHANT
- the phnP gene encoding carbon-phosphorus lyase complex accessory protein (required for the use of phosphonates and phosphite as phosphorus sources), whose protein sequence is MTLTLTLSGTGGAQLVPAWGCRCAACSRARTNPAHRRRPCSAVVKYNDAVTLVDAGLPDLMDSWQPGDFQQFLLTHYHMDHVQGLFPLRWGVGEKIPVYGPPDEQGCDDLFKHPGLLDFSHTVEPFVAFTLQALRVTPLPLLHSKLTFGYLFETAYSRLAWLSDTAGLPDKTLKFLAANRPEVVVIDCSREPRPDTPKNHCDLTTVIALNEQIGSPRVVLTHISHQFDEWLMHHTLPAGFEAGFDGMEIVLD